DNA from Dissulfurirhabdus thermomarina:
CGACAGCATCACCCGCCTGGCCCGGGCCTACAACACCGTGGTGCCCCCCAGCGGGAAGATCCTCTCCGGCGGCGTGGATTCCAACGCCCTCCAGCGCCCCAAGCGGTTCTTCGGCGCGGCCCGTAACATCGAGGAGGGGGGCAGCCTCACCATCATCGCCACGGCCCTGGTGGACACCGGCAGCCGCATGGACGAGGTGATCTTCGAGGAGTTCAAGGGGACGGGCAACATGGAGATCTGCCTGGACCGGAAGCTGGTGGACAAGCGGATCTTCCCCGCCATCGACATCAACCGCTCCGGCACCCGGAAGGAAGACCTGCTCTTGCCGCCCGACGTCCTCGCCCGGGTCTGGATCCTTCGCAAGCTCCTCTCCCCGCTCAACCCGGTGGATTCCATGGAGTTCCTCCTGGACAAGATGGAAGCCACGGAGAACAACGCCGAGTTCCTGGCCTCCATGAACCGGTAGGCCGAGCGGGCGTGTCCGCTATTGACGCCGGCGCGCCGAAGTGATTTCTTGTCTCCGCACCCGGCGCATCCTTGCGACGCCACCAGGAGAGCACGACAAATGAAAAAGGACATCCATCCCCCCTATCACACCGCCAAGGTCCGCTGCGCCTGCGGCAACGAGTTCGAGGTGGGCTCCACCCTCGAGGAGATCCGGGTAGAGATCTGCTCCAACTGCCACCCCTTCTTCACCGGCAAGCAGAAGCTCGTGGACACCGCCGGCCGGGTCGAGAAGTTCCGCAAGAAGTACGGGCTCGACAAGAAGGACGCCTGAGAACGGCGGCGCCGGAACGGAGCGGCGGCGCTTCCCCCGGCGCCCGGCGCCCCGCCGGGCGGGCATGACCCGCGGGGGCCGATGTCCCCTTCCCCCGCTCCGCCGGCCCGACCCCCATGCACGACAAGCTCGAGGAACTGGAACGCAGATACGAGGCCCTCGAGGCCCGGATGGGCGACCCGGAGGTCTTGAAGGACCCCGCCGCCTACCGCCGCGTGGCCAAGGAACACGCGGATCTCCGGGAGGTGGTGGAGCAATACCGGATCCTCAAGGATATCGACCGCCAGGCCGAAGAAAACCGCTCCCTCCTCCACGACCCCGACCCCGAGATCCGGGACCTGGCCCGCGCCGAGCTCGACGACCTGGAACGCCGGCGGCAGGAGACGGAGGATCGCCTCAGGGTCCTCCTCCTCCCCAAGGACCCCAACGACGAGAAGAACATCCTGCTCGAGATCCGGGCGGGCACCGGTGGTGACGAGGCGGCCCTCTTCGCCGCCGATCTCTTCCGCATGTACAGCCGCTACGCCGAGCGCCGGGGCTGGAAGGTGGAGGTCCTGAGCTCCCACCCCACGGACATCGGGGGCTTCAAGGAGATCGTGGCCCTGGTGAGCGGCGACCGGGTCTACAGCCGCCTCAAGTACGAGAGCGGCACCCACCGGGTCCAGCGGGTCCCGGAGACCGAGGCCCAGGGGCGCATCCACACCTCCGCGGTCACCGTGGCGGTGCTCCCCGAGGCCGACGAGGTGGACGCCGAGATCGACCCCGCCGACCTCCGGATCGACGTCTACCGCGCCTCCGGCGCCGGCGGCCAGCACGTGAACAAGACCGAGTCGGCGGTCCGGATCACCCACCTCCCCACCGGCCTGGTGGTCCAGTGCCAGGACGAGCGCTCCCAGCACAAGAACCGGGCCAAGGCCATGAAGGTCCTCTCCGCCCGGCTCCTGGACCTCAAGCGCGCCCAGCAGGAGGCGGAGCTCTCCGAGGAACGGCGCAGCCTCGTGGGGACGGGCGACCGGAGCGGCCGCATCCGCACCTACAACTTCCCCCAGGGCCGGGTCACCGACCACCGCATCGGGCTCACCCTCTACCGCCTGGAGGCCGTCCTCCAGGGCGACCTCGACGAGCTCATCGAGGCCCTCGGCACCCACGACCGCGCCCAGGCCCTCGCCGCCGCCGGGGCATGACCACGGTCGGGGAGGCCCTCCGCACGGCGGCCGGGCGCCTCGCGGCGGCCGGCATCGAATCCCCCCGCCTCGAGGCGGAATTCCTGCTCGCCGCCGTCCTGGGCGAAGACGACCGCTTCCGCCTCCACGCCCGGCCGGAACGGCCCCTTTCTCCGGGCCAGTCGGCCTGCCTCGACGCCTGGGTGGCCCGCCGGGCCGCCCGGGAACCCCTGGCCTACATCCTCGGCCGCTGGGAATTCTGGTCGCGGGCCTTCGAGGTCACCCCGGCGACCCTGATCCCCCGCCCCGAGACCGAGCGCCTGGTGGAGGCGGCCCTCGCCCTCCGGGACAGGGGGGGATGGACCGCCCCCCGGGTCCTGGACCTCGGAACGGGCAGCGGCGTCATCGCCGTGACCCTGGCCGCGGAGTGGCCGGACGCCCGGGTGGTGGCCGTGGACGCGAGCCCGGAGGCCCTGGCGGTGGCCCGGAGAAACGCCCTGGCCCACGGCGTGGCCGGCCGGGTCCGGCTGGTCTGCTCGGACTGGGGTTCGGCCCTGGCGCCACGGGGGTGGGCCTTCGACCTCGTGGCCGCCAATCCCCCGTACGTGGCCGCCGGCGACATGGCCTGGCTCCCCCCGGAGGTCCGGGACCACGAACCCCGCCGGGCCCTCCACGGAGGGCCCGACGGCCTGGACGCCGTCCGGCGCATCCTGGCCGAAGCCCGCCGCCTGCTCCGGCCCGGGGGGCGCCTCCTGTGCGAGATCGGCTGGGACCAGGCGCCGGCGGCCGCCGGCCTGGCCCGGCGCCAAGGGTTGGACCGGGTGCGGGTGCACCGGGACCTGGCCGGGCGCGACCGGGTGCTGGCCGCCCGCCGGCCCTGAACCCGGAGCCTACATCTCCGGCGGCCCGCAGGCCCGTCCCTTCAGGCCGAAGAAGAACCGGAGCCCCTTTCGCACCTTCCCCGAGAAGATCTTCGAGGCGAGAACGTCCCCGGCCACCCGCTTGTTGATCTCGGCCAGCGTGGGATAGGGATGCACGGCGGCGGCCAGGGTGGCCAGCTTCACCTTTCCGTTGAAGAAGGCCGCCCATTCCCCGAGGAGGTCGCCGGCCCGGGGACCGAGGATCTGGAGCCCGATGGGCCGCTCCTTCTCGTCGAGGAGGAGCTTGATCCGTCCGTGCCGGCAGCCCTCCGCCAGGCTGCGGTCGTTGGCCTCGAAGTCCTCGCTCCACACGGAGTAGCGGATGCCGGCGGCCTGGGCCCGCTTCTCGTTGAGCCCGATGCTGGCCAGCTCCGGGTCGGTGTAGGTGCACCAGGGCATGTAGGTGTAATCCACCTTTCGGGGGAGGCGGAAGACGGCGTTGCTCACCACGATGCCGCCCTCGTAGCCGGCGGCGTGGGTGAACTGGTAGCCGCCGATGCAGTCGCCGGCGGCGAAGATGTGGGGGCGGGTGGTCCGGAGGCGCGGATCCACGTGGATACCCTTGGGACCGTAGCGGACGCCGGCGGCCTCGAGGTCGAGTCCCTCCACGTTGGGCCGCCGCCCGAGGGCCACCAGCACCGCGTCGGCGGCGAGCACCCGGGGGCCTTCCCCGTCGCCCGCGCGGACCACCACCTCCCGCCGGCCGCCGGCCTCGCGCACGGCCTCGACCTTGGCCCCGAGGAGGAAGCGCACCCCCTCGGCCGCCAATATCTCCCGGACCATGCCCGCGAGATCCGGGTCCTCCTTGCTGAGGATCTCGCCGCTTCGCTGGACCACGGTGACCCGGGTCCCGAGGCGCTGGAAGGCCTGGGCCATCTCCACGGCGATGGGGCCGCCGCCGAGGATCACCATGGCGCCAGGCAGCTCCGGGAGGTCGAAGAGCTCTCGGTTCGTGAGGTACGGGGTCCGGTCGAGGCCGGGGACGGGAGGTACCGCGGCCGAGGAACCCGTGGCCACCACCCAGCGGGCGGCGGTGTGCACCCGGCCGCCCACCTCCACGGCGTGGTCGTCCCGGAAACGGGGCGCGCCGAAGACCACCCGCACCCCGAGCCCGCAGAACCGCTCCACGGAGTCGTGGCGCTGGATGGCACCGATCACAGAGCGGATCCGCTCCGCCACCCGCCGGAAATCCACCGGGGACGACGCCACGGGGGGCAGCCCGAACTCCGCCGCCCGGCCCATGAGGTGCCGCACCTTGGCGGTGTGGATGAGGGTCTTGCTGGGGACGCAGCCGTAGTGGAGGCAGTCGCCGCCGAGGGCCGGCGCCTTCTCCACGAGGAGCGTCCGGGCCCCGAGCCGGGCGGCCCCGGCGGCCACGGTGAGCCCGGCGGCCCCGCCCCCGATGACACCGATGTCGAAGTCGAACCTGGTGGCCATGTGCGCACCTCCTTTCCCGCCCCGCGCCCCCTTAGCCGCCGCGCCGGGCCCGCCAGAAGGCCACCGCCCTCCGGGAGAGCAGCGGCAGGAGCCCCAAAAGGGCGAAGGACGCCAGGAGCCCCGGTGAGAGGATCCCGGCGGGGGAATCGATCCGGGCCAGTTCCCGCCCGGCGTTCACGTAGACGATGGTGGCGGGGAGCATGCCCACCTGCGAGACCCAGTAGTACGTCCAGACGGGCATCCGCGTCAGCCCCATCACCAGGTTGATCACGAAGAAGGGAAAGACCGGGACGAGGCGGAGGGTGAAGAGGTAGAAGGCCCCCTCGCGCTCGATGCCCTCGTTCACGGCGCGGAGCCGGTCTCCGTAGCGCTCCTGGACCCACTCCCCCAGGAGGAACCGGCTGGCCAGAAAGGCGAGGGTCGCCCCGATACTGCTCGCGAAGGAGACGATCACCGTCCCGACCGCCAGCCCGAAAACGGCCCCGCCCGCCAGGGTCATGACCGCGGCGCCGGGCAGGGAGAGGGCGGTGACCAGGACGTAGGTAAGGGCGTAGCCCCCGGCCACCAGGAGGGGGTGGGCCCGGCGGAGGGCGACCAGGCCGCCGTGGGCGGCCTTGAGGGCTTCCAGGGTGAGGTACCGGTGGAGGTCCAGGAGCCAGGCCGCCGCGATAAGCGCCGCGACCGCCGCGGCCACGATGACCCGCGCGGCCGTCCTCCGTGCCGCCATGCCGCCCCCTTCCCGGCCGCGGCGCCCGCCGCCGCGCGGTCAGCGTTCCACCCAGTAGTTGGGCGCTTCCTTGGTGATGATCACGTCGTGCACGTGGCTCTCCCGCAGCCCCGCCGGGGTGATGCGCACAAAGCGGGCCTTCTGGCGGAGTTCCTCGATGGTCCGGCAGCCGAGGTAGCCCATCCCCGAGCGAAGCCCGCCCACGAGCTGGTAGATCATGGCCGCCACCGGCCCCCGGTAGGGGACCCGTCCCTCGATGCCCTCCGGGACGAGCTTGGCCGCGGTGCCCACCTTGTCCTGGAAGTAGCGGTCGCGGCTCCCCTTCTTCATGGCCGCCAGCGATCCCATGCCCCGGTAGACCTTGTAGCTCCGGCCCTGGAAGAGCTCGAGCTCGCCGGGGCTCTCGTCGGTGCCCGCCAGCAGGCTGCCCGCCATGATGCAGTGGGCGCCGGCGCCGATGGCCTTGGTGACGTCGCCGGAGAACTTGATGCCGCCGTCGGCGATGAGGGTCCGGTCGTGGCGGTTCACCACCACGGCGCAGTCGTGGATGGCGGTGAGCTGCGGCACCCCGACGCCGGCCACCACGCGGGTGGTGCAGATGGAACCGGGCCCGACCCCCACCTTGATGACGTCGGCCCCGGCCTTCACCAGGGCCTCGGCCCCCTCGGCGGTGGCCACGTTGCCGGCCACCACCCGGGCGTTGGGGAAGGTCTTCTTGATGTCTTCCACGGCCTCGATCACGCCCTGGGAGTGCCCGTGGGCCGAGTCCACCACCAGGACGTCCACCCCGGCCTTGAGCAGGGCCTCCACGTGGGCGAGCCGTCCCTCGCCGACCCCCACGGCGGCCCCCACCCGGAGCCGGCCCAGGTCGTCCTTGCAGGCGTTGGGATACTTCTTGATCTTCTCGATGTCCTTGATGGTGATGAGCCCCTTCAGGTTCCCCTCGTCGTCCACCACGAGGAGCTTTTCGATGCGGTGCTCGTGGAGGAGGGCCTTGGACTCCTCCAGGGTGATGCCCACCGGGGCGGTCACGAGGTTCTCCCGGGTCATGACCTCTTCCACCGGGAGATCCCAGTTGGTTTCGAAACGGAGGTCCCGGTTGGTGACGATGCCGACGAGCTTGCCCTCCCGGACCACCGGGACCCCGGAGATCCGGTAGTCGCGCATGATCTTCTGGACCTGCCAGATCCGGGTCCCGGGCTCCACGGTGACCGGGGAGACGATCATGCCGCTCTCCGACTTCTTGACCCGCTCCACCTCGCGGACCTGTTCCTCCACGGTCATGTTCTTGTGGATGATGCCGATGCCTCCCTCCCGGGCCAGGCTGATGGCCATCTCCGCCTCGGTGACCGTGTCCATGGCCGCGCTCACGATGGGGATGTTGAGCCGGATGTCCGAGGTGAGCCGCGTGGAGACGTCCACCTCGGAGGGCAGTACCGCGGAGTGGGCGGGCACGAGGAGGAGATCGTCGAAGGTGTAGGCCTGGGGGATGGGATCGTTCAGCATGTTGCGGGCTCCTTGAAGGGCATGGTAACCGAAAGCCGTTGGGAAATCCAAGGATGATGGCGTCGTGGCATAAAAAGACCCCTGAGTGGAGGGCTCAGCAAAAATCGCCGAATGCACGGCGCGGGGATGGCGAAGCGAGAACCGCCGCGGACGAGGTGCGACCATCGCGAGGACCGGGGCGTACTTCGACACGCCGCAGGATGCGATGGGAAACAGCGCCGCCAAGCGTTCCGCTCGGCGATTCTCGCGACGCCATCAAGGATGCCGTCTTCGGCGGCCCCGGTCAAGGGCGGGGGAAAGGCCGCCGGCCACCCGCCCCGGGAACCGGGCTCATGGCATCGCCCCGGCCGTCCGAAAAAAAGAAATGGGGGTGGCCCCGCCGCCCGCCAGGAACCGCCATGCCGCCCAAGATCCTCATCGTCGAAGACAACCGGAAGCTGGCCGCGCTCTTCGCCGAGGCCCTCGCCGGCCGGTTCGAGACCGAGGTGGCCGGGACCCTCCGGGAGGGGGCCCGCCGCCTGGACCGGTGTGACGCCCTGCTCCTCGACCTCCAACTCCCGGACGGCGACGGCCTCTCCCTCATCCCCGAGGCGCGCCGGCGCCGCCCGGGGCTTCCCATCATCGTGGCCACGGCCTACGGGACGGTCCAGAAGGCGGTGGAGGCCTTGCGCCTCGGGGCCCAGGACTTCCTCGAAAAACCCGTGGACCTCACCGCCCTGGCCCGCCGCTTCGCCGACGCCCTCGCCCCGGGGCCCGGCGGCATCGTGGCCGAGTCGCCCGCCATGCGCCGCGCGATGGAGCTTGCCGGGCGCGTCGCCGGCACCGCCTTCCCGGTGCTCATCCTCGGGGAGACGGGGACGGGGAAGGAGGTGATCGCCCGCCACATCCACACCCGGAGCGGGCGGGCGCCGCTCGTCACCCTGAACTGCGCAAGCCTCCCCTCGGAGCTGGCCGAGTCGCTCCTCTTCGGCCACGTCCGCGGGGCCTTCACCGGGGCCGTGGAGGCCAAGGAGGGGCTCGTCGCGGCCGCCCGGGGCGGCACCCTCTTCCTGGACGAGATCGGGGACCTGCCCCTCCCGCTCCAGCCCAAGCTCCTCCGCTTCCTGGACGAGGGCACCTTCCTCCCCCTGGGGAGCACCGAGGCCCGCACCTCGGACGCCCGCGTCATCGCCGCCACCAACAAGGATCTCCGGCGCGAGGCCGCAGAGGGCCGCTTCCGGGAAGACCTCCTCTTCCGGCTCATGGCCTTCCCCCTGGAGCTCGAGCCCTTGAGGCGCCGCCCCGAGGACATCCTGCCCCTGGCCCGCCACCGCCTCGCCCATCTCCGCCAGAGCCTCGGCACCCCCGTGGAGCTGGCGGACGAGGCCGCGGACCTCCTCCGGACCTACACCTACCCGGGAAACGTCCGGGAGCTCTTCAACCTGCTGGACCGCGCCGCCCTCCTCTCCGGCGGCCGGATCCAGGCCGACGACCTCCTCCCCCTCATGGAGGCCCCGCCCGCCGCCCCGCCGGAGGCGGGGGAGGGGCTCCGGGCGGCGGGAGAGGCGGAGCGGGAACGACGGGAACGGGAGCTCATCCTCGAGGCCCTCCGGGCCTCGGGCGGCAACAAGGCCGCGGCGGCCCGGGCCCTCAAGGTGAGCTACAAGACGCTCCTCAACAAGATGAAGCGGCTCGGCCTCTCGGAGGCGCCCCCCGCCGGGACGGGCCCGAGGCGCACGACGGCGACCGATGGGTAGGCGCCTCCCCAGAAGTGGGTAAGACCTTACCCACCCGGCCCGCCCCCTCGGCATGGGATTCCCCACGGCACGGGGCCGTTCCGGGCTCGAGGTATACTGGCATGAAAATGGCATTTCCAGTAGACGGCCGGCCGGCCGCGGACGGGCCGGGCCGAGACGGAGAACCCATGAGACACCGCACCTGCAGACACCACGGAGCGGGCCCCCACCGGGCCGAGGGCTTCACCCTGGTGGAAGTGTTGATGGTCTGTGCCGTCATCGCCATCATGGCGGGCATGGCGGCCCTGTACCTCAACTCCGAGGGCCTGCGCCTCCGGAAGGCCGCCTTCAACCTCCGGGCCGACGTCGTCCGGGCCAAGTCCGAGGCGGTGAAGCGCAACCGGCGCATCGAGATCCGCTTCGGCGCCGGCAACTACACGGTGGAACTCGCCTCCAACGGCACCGATCTCTGGGTCACGCCGTTTCCGCCGGAGCGGATGACCGCCACCGCGGGGTACCCCGGCACGCCGCCCACGCTGAGCATCTCCCCGCGGGGGACCACCACCAGCGGCAACGTCACCCTGCAAAACGGCACCACCCGGTTCATCCTCCGCACCAACAACGCCGGCAAGGTCTGGCTGGTGGGACCGGAGAAGACATGATGAACGCCCGCGCACGACACCTCTCCATGCTCGCCCCCCGGGGTTTCACCCTGGTGGAGATGATGGTCACTCTGGTCCTGCTCTCCCTGGTGGTGGCCACCATCTACGCCTCCTTCGGCAGCCAGCTCAAGAACGAGTCCCGCGAGGAGCAGGTGGCCGACATGCAGATGAACGCCCGGGCGGCCATGGACCGCCTGGCCTGGATCTTCCGCCACGCGGGCTTCGGATGCCGGGAGTCCTTCAAGACCTACAACGCCACCCTCACCGACGACAACGGGACCAGCTTCTCCCGGGTCTTCACCATCGTGGACCGCACCCCGGACACCGCCGCCAACTCCTCCGACGAGGTGACGGTGGTCCTCGGCTTCAAGAAGGTGGGGGAGGTGGACGGGCTCCACGAAAACACCAAGACCATCAAGCTGAAGAACGTCGGCACCCCCACCATCACCACCGCGGCCATGAAGGACTTCAAGAGCTACCTCGCCTTCCATCCCTACCCGGACAACGCCTTCTTCCGGGTGACCGGGATCTCCGCCCCGAGCTACACCCTGGACAAGACCGTGGACACCCTCCTCGACGAAACGGACGTCTACATGGTGGCGCCGATCCGGATCCACGTGGACGCAAACCGCACGCTCCTCCTCGAGAACTACGCCTACACCACCGCGTCCGACTGGGAGGTGGCCGACGGCATCGAGAAGCTCCAGTTCCAGTACACCACCGACGACAACGGCACCACCTGGTCCGACGATCCCGCCGACCCGGGGGCCATCAAGGCGGTCCGGGTCTGGCTGCTCGCCCGGGCCGAGCACCCCGACCGGAACTACACCAACACCAAGACCTACACCATGGCCGGGGTCACCTTCGGTCCCTACAACGACGGCTACCACCGGCTGCTCATGACCACCACCGTGTGGCTGCGGAACATGAACGAGTGAGGCCCCGCCGATGACGCAGAGAAGAGACGCGCGCACGATTCCCGGGCATCCCGCCGGACGGCCCCCGACCGACGAGGCGGGCTTCACCCTCATCGAGACCATCATCGCCATCCTGATCCTGACCGTCGGGATCCTCGGCTGGATGGCCTTCCAGGGGAGCACCATCCGGCAGCGGACCTTCAGCCGGGAGCTCACCCGCGGCCTCCAGGTGGCCCAGGGCCGGCTGGACGAGCGGGCCGCGGTGGTCTCGGGGTGGGACACCTCGAAGATCGGCTCGGCGGCTTGCAACGGCACCGCCACCGACACCGTGGGCGCCGCCGCCTACAGCACCCGCTGGACCAGCGACGGCGACACGCCCATGGGGGCGGCGAAGACCTTCTGGAAGGTCCAGGTGGAGACCACCTGGCGCGACGCGGCCGGGCTCACCCACCGGGTCACCCTGGACCGGCTGGTGGAAGGAAAATGACCATGACCGACGAACGGCCTCTCCGCGAAGACGCGCGCCCCGGTGAATCGGGCATCGCCCTGGTCATCAGCCTGGTGGTGCTGGCCGCCCTCATGGTGGTGGCCATCGGGCTGAGCCAGATGGTCTCCATCGACATCGGGATCTCCGGCAACATCTACCAGTACGCCCAGGCCCTCAACCGCGCGGAGAGCGGGCTCGGCATGGCCGAGGAGGGGGTCGCCTACTCCATCGACAACATGGGGGCCGAGGGTGACGGCAACGGCACCGTCACGGTGCCCATGACCCTGGGCGGCACCGCCTACACCCTGGGCATGAAGGTGGTCCCGGGGACCTCGCTCTACGGTGACGGCGGAAACGTCACCATCTCCTCCGCCGACGGCTCCGCCCGGGCCGTGGTGGACTTTCTCAACGTGGACTGGGCCCAGGGGGCCTCCATCCAGATGGCCGCGGGCTACGAGGGCGTGGGGAAAAGCGCCGCGGCCGGCGGGGCCAACCGCTGGTACGCCATCGAGAGCACCGGGGTGAACGCCCGGGGAAGCGGCGGCCGCGCCGTGGTGGAGGAGGTCTACCGCTACGTGCTCGGAAGCGGCGGCTTCTAGCGGACCCGGCGGCGGAGGGCGCAAGCGGCGCCCGTGCCGGAAACGCGACGACATGACCAAATCGACCACCCGAACCGCAGTCTCAAGGGGGGACACACCATGAAGGGCCTCATCCGACACATCCTCGCCACCACGCTCGCGCTGCTCGCGGCGGCTGTTCTTCCCGGCGCCGCCGCCCTCGCCGGCGACACCTGCGCCGACAACACCGCCATACCGCCCTTCCTCTCCGGCGGCGTGCCGCCGAACCTCCTCCTGGTGATCGACAACTCCGCCAGCATGTACGACCTCGCCTACGTGGACGAGGCCGACCCCGGCGCCTGCTACGACGGTATCGACCTCGCCACCGGGCAGGAAAGCTACAACGCCACCCGGAGCTACGCCGGCTACTTCGACCGGGTGGACGACGCCGGCAACACCCAGTGGTACGCCTACAACGCCACGTCCCAGCAGTTCGAGCGAAAGACCGCCGCCGAGGCGGACGCCCTCTGCACCACCGCCGTGGGCACCCGCTACGACAAGGCGGGCACCCTCTGCCTCAAGATCAACGAGACGCTCACACCCCACAAGATGACCGCCTTCGCCGCCACCGGGAACTTCCTCAACTGGGCGGCGGCCTCGAAACTCGACGTGGAAAAGCGGATCCTGACGGGCGGAAAATACGACGCCGCCAACCACCAGCTGGTCATGGAATCCCGCGGGTGCCTCGAGCGGCGCATGATCAAGCAGGTGGCGGTCACCCAGGGGGTCACCACCTATTACCTCGCCCTGGGCGTCCGGCCGCCGAGGGAGCCCTATCCCCTCTGGAAGGCCGGGACCGCCTACACCGCCGGCGACATCGTGAAAAGCGTCGGCTCGCTCTACAAGGCGACGACCAGCGGGACATCCGCCTCCAACGCCACGAGCGCCCTGGACGACACCGGCGTCACCTGGACCGAGTACACCCTGGGCCGCTGGGCCGATAACGTCGCCTACCCGGCCGGCACCCTGGTGAGCGACATCGGCTCCTCCGGCACCTACGACCTCTACCACATGTACTACACCCCCACCGGGGGCACCTCCCACGGCACCAACCCGGAGGACGACACCGGGGTCGACTGGATCCTCTACACCGAGACCCAGATCGAGGTCTTCCAGCCCAAGACCAACGGCTTCGACACCTCGGCCTGCGACGAGGCCATCGACCTCCTCGAGGCGGGCGGCAGCCAGGGCCAGATCAAGAGCGACATCGACGCCTGCATGGCCTACGACAACGCCACCAGCACCTACGCCACCCTGAGCGGCTACATGAACGCCCCCTTCAACCACTCGGTGCAAAACTGCTGGTACCTGGCGAAGCACGGCGTCTGGCCGCCGGGGGCGGGCTCGGTGACCGCCGCCCAGAACGACTGCGAGAAACTCTACGCCCTCATCGACCCCTGGGACATCACCCCGGACTACCCGGGCTACGTCTGCTTCGGCATCTACCAGGACGTCAACGGCACCGTCACCCAGTACGGCTACGTGGGCCGGTGTTGGAACGCCGTCTCCTCCAACGCCACCCTGACCTGCACCAAGTACCACCCCAAGCACCCCGGCGACCCGGCCTACTGCCAAAAGTGGGAGGTCACG
Protein-coding regions in this window:
- a CDS encoding prepilin-type N-terminal cleavage/methylation domain-containing protein, with translation MTQRRDARTIPGHPAGRPPTDEAGFTLIETIIAILILTVGILGWMAFQGSTIRQRTFSRELTRGLQVAQGRLDERAAVVSGWDTSKIGSAACNGTATDTVGAAAYSTRWTSDGDTPMGAAKTFWKVQVETTWRDAAGLTHRVTLDRLVEGK
- a CDS encoding pilus assembly PilX family protein, giving the protein MTDERPLREDARPGESGIALVISLVVLAALMVVAIGLSQMVSIDIGISGNIYQYAQALNRAESGLGMAEEGVAYSIDNMGAEGDGNGTVTVPMTLGGTAYTLGMKVVPGTSLYGDGGNVTISSADGSARAVVDFLNVDWAQGASIQMAAGYEGVGKSAAAGGANRWYAIESTGVNARGSGGRAVVEEVYRYVLGSGGF